AGTTTGAAAGGTTTAAACAATTCGAGATAGATGTAGAAGAGATTAAACAAAGGTTTGGAATTGCTGATAGGTACAAAAATTATTTTGATTTTAAACTGAAGGTCATTAATCAAGCTCGAACAGAGCTGATGAAGAATTCAGAGCTTTATTTTGACTTTGAAGAAATAAAAGAAGGGAAAAAGGTTGTAAGACTGAAATTCACTGTTATCAAAAATAGTACGCAAAGAAATAATGATGTTGTTGAGCTTAACCCAGAGATAGAAGAGTCTGTACTTGAAATTATTGAATTAGTGAAAATGTTTGTAGCGGAGTCAACCGTAAGGAGTTGGTTTGAAAAATATCCATACGAACAAATAAAGAAGGGGGTTCAATACACATTGAATCAGGTAAAATCTGGGGTAGTGAAAGATACGGGAGCCTACTTACAAAAGATGGTAGCTACTGCTGACCTATTTGACCCAACTGAATTGGTAAAACAAGAACAAAAAAGAAAAAGAGAGCAGGAGAAAGAAATATTAGCCAATAAAGAACAAGAACAAGCAATTGAAAATGCTCAAGGTCAGATAAAGGCAGAGTTTTATAATGCAAAAATGGATTTAACAGTAAATATTTTATCGAAGGATAGTAAATTGTTTCTCGCAATCTTAAATCAACTGAGGTTGGAAAATGAGCAAGAGCATAAGCTTTTCTTATCTGAAATGGCTCTCAATAACTATAAACGGGGTAAAGATTCAGAGAAAGATAGTTTAGAACAATTTCTATTTAATTTAGGAGAGGGGGGAAGCTTTGCAAGCTATGTATTTGATTATTTACAAAAGGAATATTCTACAGTTTATACAAAACTCAAACAAGATTTTCTGCCCAAAGCAAGTAGGGTAGGGCTGAGAGCTGACGAACTGATATAGTTTTTTATTTTCGATTAATGAAAGAGTATCTCACTAATGTTATATAAATAGTGGTTAATATTGTATCAAATTGAATCCATTATAATCGCCCTAAGAGTAATACGAAATAATGGGGCTAAACAGACAAAAGAAAAAGCAATAGAAGAAACCCTGCGAGAATCTGCCAACAAATTGAGAGAGTGTGTAGAGCCAGCCGAATATAAACACGTTGTTTTAGGTCTCATATTTTTAAAATTTGCCAGCGATAAGTTTGAAGAACATCGCAAGGCAATGAGATAGCCAAAGAGCAAGAAAAATTCCTCGAAATGCCCGATTTCTTCGGCATGGCTAATGTATTTTATCTTGATGAAGAATCTCGTTGGAGCTATATCATCAAAAACTCTAAGCAAAACGATATTGTTTTAAAGATTGATACCGCCTTGCTTATGATGTTTTTGAAATAAAAGATACAAGTGTTCTTTACCCTGAATATTTGATGATGTGGTTTTCACGAAGAGAGTTTGACCGAAATGCTTGGTATTACACAGATGCCGATGTTCGTGGTGGTTTGCCTTGGAAATCGTTTTGTGATATGCAGCTCCCGATTCCATCCATTAGCAAACAAAGAGAAATTGTAAAAGAATACAACGTTATTCAAAACCGAATAGCACTCAACCAAGCAGCTCATTCAAAAACTCGAAGAAACCGCCCAAACGATTTATAAACAGTGGTTTGTGGACTTTGATGATAGTAAATCAAATTTTCTTAAAGAATACATAGAAACAAATCCAAAGCTTGAACTAAGAAAAGGAAAATATGTCAACATATATTGAAATGACAAACCTTTCAGAAACATCTATGTGTATAAACGGCAAAGCAGAAAGAGAGTATCAAGGAGGGGCAAAATTTCAAAATGGCGATACACTTCTTGCTCGAATTACACCGTGCTTAGAAAATGGAAAAACAGCCTTCGTTAATACATTAAAGACTAATGAAGTTGCTGCGGGTTCTACCGAATTTATTGTAATGAGAGCCAAAAATAATGTGAGTTCATATTGGGTATATTGTTTAGCCAAAGATGAAGACTTTAGAAATTATGCTATTAG
This region of Emticicia oligotrophica DSM 17448 genomic DNA includes:
- a CDS encoding replication initiation protein, which translates into the protein MEDKKREKAIEAISKDPNRIIKTNPIINARYDITTVQMKVFLKIIASMDQSKDDISEVQISVGELQKFVGRSSKNIHKYLQDELVKLKQRNIYYEDENIRLDTNLLSSIIYYKKQGYFSFEIPKALKPFLLQIKENFTVLDIRNMLFLESIYAMRFYEYCKEFERFKQFEIDVEEIKQRFGIADRYKNYFDFKLKVINQARTELMKNSELYFDFEEIKEGKKVVRLKFTVIKNSTQRNNDVVELNPEIEESVLEIIELVKMFVAESTVRSWFEKYPYEQIKKGVQYTLNQVKSGVVKDTGAYLQKMVATADLFDPTELVKQEQKRKREQEKEILANKEQEQAIENAQGQIKAEFYNAKMDLTVNILSKDSKLFLAILNQLRLENEQEHKLFLSEMALNNYKRGKDSEKDSLEQFLFNLGEGGSFASYVFDYLQKEYSTVYTKLKQDFLPKASRVGLRADELI
- a CDS encoding restriction endonuclease subunit S, which encodes MMWFSRREFDRNAWYYTDADVRGGLPWKSFCDMQLPIPSISKQREIVKEYNVIQNRIALNQAAHSKTRRNRPNDL
- a CDS encoding restriction endonuclease subunit S — translated: MSTYIEMTNLSETSMCINGKAEREYQGGAKFQNGDTLLARITPCLENGKTAFVNTLKTNEVAAGSTEFIVMRAKNNVSSYWVYCLAKDEDFRNYAISSMIGSSGRQRVHEKYLEDYKLPSISMEKMEKFDFVAKPIFETIRLKSLENQKLSELKDLLLSKLATVGE